CCGCCTTACTATGCAGTAATATTTACTTCGCTGGAATAGGCATAACGGTGTCGTATTGGGAATCACTAGAAGCTATTGGAAATTGGAAGAATTATGTCCGTCACAGAGAAGCTCAAAAATTAGGACAAAATTTATGGTATGCAAGTTTCGCAAATAGTGGAAAGGTCAAGAAAAACTGGACATAAAGTTAAGGCTTTTGAGAATTTTGTGATTCAAACTCTTCTGGACTTAGCCATCCTAATGCAGAGTGTATGCGTTTAGTATTATAATAAGGCTCAATACTCTTTGTTTTAAAGGAAAATAAAGATGCAGACAACTTATCCGTAAGCAGTTAGACAGAGGCGTCAGTCTTTCGATAACGAGATAAAATTTCAAGAAGATAAACGACAGATTTTACCTATAAACAAATTATACAATTAGTTTGTATAATTTGTCAGTTAATAAAGGATTATAGGTTGCCTTTACTAACCTAAATTTATTATATAAGGAGGAAAAAATGAAAGTCATGGGATTTATTGCAAGTCCGCGGAAAGAAGGTAATACCGCGTGGATAGTAAACAAAATACTCGAAGGTGCGAAAGAAGAAGGCGCCGAAACCCAATCATGGTATTTCAACGATCTTGATATCAAACCGTGCCAGAGTTGTTATGGCTGCCAACATGGGGAGCTGCGATGTGTTATCAACGACGATATGCAGAAACTCTATGACGCGCTTGAGCATGCCGATGCTCTTGTTCTCGGCTCACCAACTTACATGGGGCAGATGAGTGCCCAGGCGAAAATATTCACCGACAGGTTGTTCGCACAATACCATCCACGATTCTCTCCGCAATTCAAGGAAACAAGTGTTGCTAAAAAGTTGGTTCTTGTTTTTAATCAGGGTAATCCTGACTCCAGCCTGTTTCAGTCGTATTATGATTACACGAAAAACATGTTTCAATTGCTGGAATTTGATGTTAAAGATTTAGTTGCCATTGCCGGTATGCGAAACGAATCGGCGCATGAAAGAAAAGATCTGCACACTGCCATGAAGAATATCGGTTCGTCACTGGTTTCGGAACAATTCCGAGAATAATGAGGATGTTGTAAATGAGAAACTGATTGACGACATGTGCCGTATGCTCTCTACCTCGGCGATCTCGCCCGGATCAGGCTCCTGTTGATTGGCAGGAGCTTTTTGTTTTTATAGGGAAAGTAATTACCATATTATTAGATATACCCGATATTGGGGGAGAGATATATGGCAAAAATATATTTTTTGGGGGGAACTTTGGGGGCAGGCTTGAGATATCGGGAATTTGACTTATAAAAATCTAATTGTTGAAATAGGGAAAAATGATGGGAATACCGCTATCCAGACTTATCTGACCAACTCCTTTTGTAACTTCAGCGCAAATAGAGTCGAAATTCGGGGTGCCATCACGGATTACAGCGCCAAGGCAAATGACGGCATCATAATTAGTTTTTGTCA
This genomic interval from Pelorhabdus rhamnosifermentans contains the following:
- a CDS encoding IS3 family transposase produces the protein MSASLFSFKTKSIEPYYNTKRIHSALGWLSPEEFESQNSQKP
- a CDS encoding flavodoxin family protein; its protein translation is MKVMGFIASPRKEGNTAWIVNKILEGAKEEGAETQSWYFNDLDIKPCQSCYGCQHGELRCVINDDMQKLYDALEHADALVLGSPTYMGQMSAQAKIFTDRLFAQYHPRFSPQFKETSVAKKLVLVFNQGNPDSSLFQSYYDYTKNMFQLLEFDVKDLVAIAGMRNESAHERKDLHTAMKNIGSSLVSEQFRE